Within the Deltaproteobacteria bacterium genome, the region CCCCCACATGGCCAACCCCCTCGCAATTCTCCCGACGTCGAACACCCGTAATCTCCCCACCGCCCTCGAGCTGATGCGTCAGAGCGGGGCCGGCTCCGACGAGATCTCGGCCCTGACCTCGGCCGGCAGCCGGATCGAGCTGGCCTGGGTCAGCAGCGGCCGGCCCGAGTGGATGCTGCGGCTGGCCTGGCTCCTCGGCGCCGACCGCCGGGTCCTGGTGGGGGTCCTCCTCTCCGCCCTCTCCGAGGCCGCCGCCGGCCTCGAGCTGCCCGCCCCCCTGGCCGAGCTCCTCGAGCGCCTGCCCGGCTGGCTGCGGGGTGAGGTGGGGATGGACGAGCTCTGGGACCTCCTCGAGGCGGTGAACGAGCTCGAGGACGAGGTCGACCGCCACCACCCCTCTCCGCGGGCCCTCCTCACCTGGGCCGCCGAGCTCGCGACCTGGGCCGCCGGGGCCGCCGAGTCCACCGATCGCCGGCGCTGGGAGCTCTCCCGCCTCGAGGCCGAGCCCGAGGAGGGGCTGGCGAAGATCCTCCCCTTCCCGGGCGTCGAGGAGGGCACCACGCTCCCCGAGCTGATCCACGAGGGCGCCGAGCACGCCGCCGCGGCCCTGCGCCTCGCCCTCGAGGCCCGGGGGGAGCGGGGCCTTCCCGCCGAGCTGGACGGCGCGGGCATCCCCTGGACCCCCCGGGCCGCCGCCGCCCGCCGGGCCGCCGACGGCCTCCGCGCGCTCCTGCCCGCCGGCCTCCTCCTGCGCCGCCTCTCCGTCGCCAGCCTCTCGCCCGCCGCCAACTGGATCGACTGACCTCCGCGGGCGTGGCAGATTGCGCCACGCCGATGCGCAAGGGACTCCAGCTACCCGTCTTCCTCCTCGCGGTGGGGACCGTCCTCGTGGTCGCCTACCTCCAGGCCAGCCTGGTGCTCGTGCGCCTGGGCGGCAGCGAGCTGCACTGGGGCGTGATCCTCTTCGCCGTGCCGGTGGCCAACGGCCTCGCCGCCGCCCTGCTGACCCGCAAGGCCTACCTGGCCTCGTTCCTCTCGAGCCTGCTGGCCTCCGGCGTCCTCCTCGTCCTCTACCGGACCATCTTCTGGAAGGAGCCGCCCTCGCTGGTGCAGGCCGCCGGCTTCTTCACCACCCTCGCCCTCTTCTCCGGCTTCGGAGTGACGGGCTCGAAGCTAATCGGCGGCCGCGCCCGCCGCGGCGGCCACGACGCCGCCCGCCGCGCCGTGCTGGTCCTCTACCACCTGCTCGCCATCTCCGCCGCGGTCGTCACCCTCGTCAGCTACCTGCAGAAGTAGGGCGATGATCGATCTGGCCCGCGCGGCCCGCGAGGCCCCCGACACGCCCGCCCTGATCGAGGCCGGCCCGGGCGGCCGCCGGCTCACCTACCGGGAACTCGCCGCCGAGGTCGCCGGGGTGAGCGCCCGGCTCGAGCGCGACGATCGCCTGCGCACCCTCGTCGCCGAGCCCTCCCTCGAGACCGTGGTCGAGCTCCTCGCGAGCCTCGAGCGGGGCCAGCCTCGCCTCCTCCTCTCGGAGAAGCTGCAACCCGCCGAGCGCGCCGAGCTCGCCGCGCACCTCGGCGCCGTCCGGCCGCTCCCCGCGGCCAGCGAGCCCACCGCCCTCGTCGTCCCGACCTCCGGGAGCACCGGCCGCCCCCGGGGGGTGCGCCTGACCCGCGCCGCCCTCGAGGCCGCGATCGGCGCCTCGGCCGCGCACCTGCGCACCCTGCCCGAGGACGTCTGGCTCTGCCCCCTGCCCCTCTCCCACCTCGGCGGCCTCTCGATCCCCCTGCGCGCCGTGGCCGCCGCCCGCCCCTGCGTGCTGCTTCCCCGCTTCGAGGTGGAGGCCTTCGCCGAGGCCGTCGAGCGCGAGCGGGTGACCCTCGCCTCGCTGGTCCCGACCCTGCTGCACCGGCTGCTCTCCGGGCTGCCCGGCTGGCGTCCGCCCTCGCACCTGCGGGCCGTCCTCCTGGGCGGGGCCGGCGTCGATCCGGCCACCCTCGAGGCCGCGGGCGAGGCCCGCTACCCCGTCCTTCCCACCTACGGCCTCACCGAGACCTGCGGCCAGGTCTGCACCGTGACCCCCGGCACGCCCCCCGACGCGAGCAACGGAGCGGGGAGACCGCTACCCGGCCTCGAGGTCGACCTCACCCCCGAGGGCCGGCTCCGGGTGCGCGGCCCCACCCTCTTCCAGGGCTACCTGCCCGAGGACGGAGACCCTCCCCTCGACACCGGAGGCTGGCTCGTCACCGCCGACCTCGGCCGCCTCGACGAGGCAGGCAACCTCCACGTCCTCGGCCGCGCCGACCAGGTGATCGTCACCGGCGGCGAGAAGGTCCACCCCCACGAGGTCGAGGCCGTGCTCCTGCGCCACCCCGCCATCGAGGCCGCCGCCGTCGTCGGCCTCCCCGATCCAGAGTACGGCCAGGTCGTCGCCGCCGCCGTCGTGGCGCGCCCCGGCACCAGCGCCGAGGCCCTCGAGGCCCACCTGCGCGAGCACCTCGGCGGCCACCGCCGCCCCCGCCGCCTCGTCCAGCTCGAGAGCCTGCCGCTGACCCCCAGCGGCAAGCTCGATCGGCCGGCCCTGCGCAAGCTGCTGACCGAGGCCTGACCCCGGCCAGCGCGGCTCACCGCCTACTCGGAGTCGTCCGCCCCCGCCTCGGGGATCGGCGGCGTCTCCTCCGGAGTCTCTTCCGGCTCGGCCTCGGGGATCGGCGGCGTCTCCTCCGGAGCCGCCTCCGCCTCGGCGTCGGCGTCGGCCTCTGCTGCGGCGCCCTCATCGGCAGAGGCGTCGCCCTCCGCGCTCTCCTCGGCCGAGGGGATGTCCGGCGTCTCCTCCGGAGCAGCCTCGTCCCCGGCCTCCGCCTCACCGTCTTCCACGGTGTCGTCGGCGTCCTCGACCTCATCGTCCGCGGAGGGAATCGGCGGCGTCTCGTCCTCCGAGACCTCGACCTCCTCGTCCTCTTTCACCAGCGGCTTGCGATCGACTCCGAGTGCGGCCTTCTCGGAGACGTACTCGTAGCGGGTGATCCGGGCGTTGTACTGGTCCGCAACCAGGACCCGATCCCACTGATCGACGTGGAGCCCGGCGGGCAACATGATCCTCCCGGGATCCCGACCGGTGCCCCCGAAGACGAGGAGGAGCTGTCCCTGCTTGTCGAAGATCATCACGGCGTTGAAGGCCGCATCCACGACGTAGATGTTCCCATCCGAGTCGAGGCCAATCCCCTTGCCCCGGGGCATGCAGGGGATCTTGTCGCAGTTCTCCCCGAACTTGTGGATCAGATCGTAGTCAGGGGAGAGGATCTGGATGCGGAAGTTCATCGCATCCATCACGTAGAGATTGCCCTCAGGATCGATGGTCAGGTGGGTCGGGTAGTTGAACTCCCGGGGTCCCGCCCCCCGTCGGCCGATGGTCTCCTTCTTCCCGGGGCTCCCGAGCTCGAAGACCGCGATGGCGTGGTTCCCGGTGTCGGCGACGTAGAGGCGCTTGCGCTCCTCGTCGATGGCTACCCCGGTCGGCTTCTTCAGGTCGCCCACCATCCCGTAGGCCGTCGCGAACCTTCCTTCCGGGGTGAAGACGACCACCCGGGCCTGCACGCCGTCCGCGACGTAGATCCGGCCCTCGGAGTCGGAGGTGATCCCGGTGGGCAGCTTCAGGGTGCCGGGTCCGCCCTCTCCCCAGATCGCGAACTCCCTCTTCTCCGGATCGAAGACGTGCAGCCGGTCCCAGCCACTGTCGCCGACGATGATCCTCCCCCTGGCGTCCCCGTGGACGACCAGGGGCTTCTTGAAGGCGACTGGTGCCTTCTGACCGGCGAAGAAGTCACTGACCTTGTCCCAGAAGGACTTCTCCTTGGCGACGTCGAGATCCGTCCGGTAGCTGTCCAGGAAGCGGATGCGCGCGGGCTCCGGAGGGGGCGGCCAGGTGAGCGCCTCTGGCACCTCCTCCTCGACCTTCTGCTTGCCCGCGCAGGCCCCCATGAGGGTGATCAGGAGGATGGCACTCAGGCTCCGGACCCCCCAGAGCTTCCACCGGACATCGAACATCTCTTCGCTCCCTAGAGCTCCACCGAGCTCTTCGTGATTTCCCTATCTGGAGGAGAGGGGGGTACCGCCAGGCTTGGTCTTGCTCGCGGCGGGCTCCCCCTTCTTCTCGTCGGTCTTCTTGGCGGGGGCCTTCTTGGCGTCGGCCTTTCCGGCGCCCCCATCCTTCTTCTTCTCGTCCCGGGAGGCCGTCACGATCTCGCCGCCGGGTGCCTTCGGATCCTCGTCCACCTCGGGGTTCAGGTAGAGCACCCGGCCGCCCTGGTGGCAGCGCTTGCACATCGCATCCCGGCGCTCGCCCCCCCACCAGAGGTTGGGGTAGGGGCTGCCGTGGGGCTGGTGGCAGGAGACACAGCCGAGCGCCTGACCGGGACGCTGCGGATCCCTGGGTCCCTTCACCGGATGGGGCTGGCCCGAGAAGCTGGTGAAGATGTGCGAACCCGACTTCTGCTTCTCGTGACACCCGATGCAGACCGAGTTGGGCTCCTTCGGGGCGAGCTTCGGATTGTCCCCCCCGTGGGGGTCGTGGCAGATGGTGCAGCCGAAGCGATCGATGGCGGCGTGCTTCTGCCCCTCGAAGGCGAACTTCAGCTTCGACTCCCCCTCCGCGCCGTGACAGCTCAGGCAGGTCTCCTGACCCTCGCCGCGGGAGAGGAGCATCGGGTTCTTCGCGCCGTGGGGATCGTGGCAGGCCATGCAGGCGCCTGCCTCGGCTGGGGCGTGCTGGAAGGGGCGGCCGGTGAGGTCGTCCTCGTGGCACCGGAAGCACAGGCCCGAGCCGTCGGCCTTCAGTAGGGTCTCCCGGTCCTCTCCGTGGGGATCGTGGCACTCGTTGCAGCGCCCGGTCCGCACGGCCGAGTGAAGGAAGGTGCGCTCGATCTCGTCGTGGCACTCGTAGCAGAGCTCCGGGCGCTTCTTCTTGAGCAGGGCCGGCTGGCCCGCGCCGTGCGGCCCATGGCAGTTCGAGCAGGTCCCTGCCTCGAGGGCCTCATGAACGACCTCGGCGTCGTTGCGGATCCCCTTGAGGCTGGTCTCGGCGGAGGTCTTGTTCGCAGCGTGGCAGTTCAGACAGAGGATGTTCCCCGTCTCCCGCAGCAGGGGCTTCTCGTCTGCCGTGTGAGGCTTGTGGCAGGAGAGGCAGCCGCCTCCCTCCACCGGGTAGTGCTTGACCACGTAGCCGCTCTCGGAGGTGGGCCGCAGGGTCGAGACCTCGTGGCAGGTGTAGCAGAGCTCCTTGCGGCTGGCGCGCAGCAGGGGTGCGAACTCGGAGGCGTGGGGGTTGTGACAGCCGGTGCAGCGGCCCTCGTCGACCGGCTTGTGGGTCGAGTCGCCCTCGAAGGGATCGTGGCACTTGGCGCAGATGTCCTGGACCGTCGACTTCTCGAGGTTGAAGGCGTTCTCGCCCCCATGGGGTCCGTGGCAGTTCATGCAACCGTCGAGGAGGGCCGCGTGGGTCTTGCCCTCGATCCGGGGATCGTCGTGACACCCGAGGCAGACGTCTGGATCCTCGTGGCGCTCGAAGACCAGCCCGGAGCCGCACCGGGCGGACGCGTCCTCGTTGCCATCGTGGCAGTCCGTGCAGTCCCCATCCTCGAGGGCCGTGTGCTTGTGGACCTGCAGGAGGACGGTCGCGTGGCACCCCTGATCGGCGCAGCCTCGCTCCTGAGCCCGAAGCTCGGCCGGTGCGAAGATCGCCCCGAGGATCACCCAGGCACCGATGGCCCCCTTGAGCCCCCTGGCCATCAGGGAGCGCCTCCCCACCCCGGTCCGAAGTCCGGGACGATGGGACGGTCGGCGGGGAAGGGGCGTGGAGCCCCGCTCGACTCGCCGACCTCCACGACCTTCCCGTGATCGCAGGGGGTCTCGGGCGGGCAGTAGCGCCCCGGAGCGTGCTCGAAACCGTGGCAGGTCAGGCGGCAGGTCCCCTGCCGGCCGCCGGTGCCGTCGTATTCCAGCTCGCCCGCCCGGGTCGGCCGGACGATCATCGGATCGAACTCGATCAGGTGATCGTACTCCCGGCTGCCGTGAGCGTTGTGACAGGTGCGGCAGGAGGTCTGGGCCCGAGGTGAGGTCAGGTGGAGGCGATGCATGGAGAAGCTCTCGTCGGCCAGGATGCTCTGCCGAGCGTGACACCGATAGCAGAGACGATAGGAAAGCTCACTCTCTCCGGCAGCATCGACCATGTGGTAGGTCTCGCGCAGCAAGCTCGGGTTCTGGGAGCCGTGGGCGCCCGGCCGATCATCTCCGCTGCCGTGGCAGTCCAGGCAGGAGAGCTGGCCTCCGGTGCTCCAGGGGGCCCGCAGCGAGGGTGAGTCCACGATGCCCCGTCTTGGCCCCAGGAGCGGATGGTAGGAGCGGTTCGCCGGATGGAGCAGGCTCTGGATGTTGCGTGCCCCGACCGGGAGGTTCGCGCTGTCCCCGTGACAACGCAGGCACACGTCGTGGAGGAAGGCCTCGTCCTTCAGGGTGCTCGGCGCCTGGTCATTGGAGCCCTCGAGCCGCGCGGGCGAACGAAGGGTCCGGTGGGCGTCGTGGCAGTCCAGGCAGGTGACGTGGCGGGCGAGGTTCGGATCGACCTCGGGGAGCTCCTCGCCCCGCCGGTGGATCTCGGCGGTCCCGAGCTTGTGACCATAGGGGGCCTCGAACTGCGGCCTCAGATCCTTCAGCCGACGGAGGGACTCCGGCGCGATGTGGTCTCGCATCCGGGGATCGACTCCGCCGTGGCACATCAGGCAGGTCTCCTCGGTGCTCTCCATCAGCATCGGAGTTCCCGACCGCCCGTGCCCCCGATGACAGGTTCCACACCCCCGGGTCAGCACCCGCTCGTCCAGGTGAGGTGCCTCTCCCTTCTCGGCCGCGGCAGGCATCGACGACAGGCTCAGCCCACCGAGCAACGCCAGGAGGACGCCCCTCGGCCACCCGGAGCCGTCTCGCCGGAGCGGATCAGAGCTTGTGGCAGACGGTGCAGACATCGGAGAAGCTCGCCTTCCGGTAGAAGTGGACGCCACTGCCCGCGAAGTTCGAGTCGTCGTGGGGGTCGTGACAGGTGGTGCATTGGAGCTGATCGCTCCCATCGAGCCGCACCTCGGAGTCCGCCTTCATGGACTCCAGGGGGACGAGCAGGCTGTCCCGGGCGTTGTTGGCCGAGATCTGCCCCGGGGTGACCTGCATGGAGACGGGATGAGAGCCCGAGAGATCATGCCCCAGGGCCGAGGCCGACTTGGAGGGGATCCGGCCGGCCTCGGTCCCGATCATCGAGATGGTCTCCCGCTGGCTCTTGACGGCCCCCAGGGCGATGGTCCCATCGTGGCAGGCCATGCACAGGCGGCTGGTCCCCGTGAGGGGGCGGACGGGCTCGCGGTCCTCCGCGTCGCTCGAGGGAGAGGTGTACTGCAGGAAGGGCTTGTCGGGCAGGTCCCGGTTCCAGAGGGGCACCTCGGCCTTCGAGGTGTGCGGCGTATGGCAGAAGACGCAGATCCGGGTCTCGTTGGTGGCCCGGATCGGGCCCGGACCACTGACGGAGAGGTTGTGACGGGTCTCCGCGATCGCGGCCGGACCAGCCCGCAAGACTGCCGGGACGGCCAAGAGGGCCGCGAAGGTCAGGATGAGGCGGAGGTGACTCACGGGTCGTGGATCTCCAGATAGCGCAAGATCTGGACTCGCTGATTAGCACTGTCGGCGATGAAGATCCTCCCCTCTCCATCGACGGCGATCCCCGAGGGCAGATCCAGCTGCGCCGGCCCCGAGCCGGTCTCGGCGAAGTAGAGGAGGAGGGTGCCGTCCCGCTCGAAGATCTGCACGTTCCCGAAGAGCGCGTCGGCCACGAAGAGGTGCCCCTCCTCGTCGAAGGCGATGCCCTTGGGATGGGCGAAGGTCCCGGCGCTGTCCCCCGGCCGGCCCACCGAAGCCAGGAAGGCGCCCTCCAGGTCGAAGCGCTGGATGCGGCCGTTCATGGCGTCGACGACCCAGGGATCCCCATCGGGATCGAAGGCCAGGTAGGTGGGGAAGTTCAGCTGTCCGGGCTCGCTCCCCCGGGACCCGAAGCTCCGGATCAGGTTCAGATCGTCCCCGAGGACGAAGACCTGATGGGCCAGCGTGTCCACGACGAAGATCTCCCGGGTCCGGGGGTGGACCGCGACTCCGGTCGGGCGCTCGAAGGACTCGAGGACCTCGGCTTCTCCCTCTCCCCCCGGATCGATCCGGGCCAGCAGCCCCAGGCTGGAGTCGGTGACGAGCAGGCGTCCCTGCCGGTCCAGGGCCACCCCCATGGGGGAGACGAGCCGGTGCGTGCCGATCGCCTCGATCCTGCGCACCTTCCCCAGAGAGGTCTCGAAGATGAACAGGGCGGATTGACCCGGATCGCTCACGACGATGGTTCCCCGGCCGTCGACCGCCACCCCCGCCGGGCGCACGAGCGTCTGGGGCTCCTTGCTCCCGAGGAAGACCCTGCCGAGCCAGTCCAGCGCCCCCCTGGAGGCCACGATCTCCTCGGAGGAGCGGAGGCTTCCGACCTGGACGATCCTCGCCTTCGCGGGGGGCTTCGGCCAGGCCGGCGCCTCCCCCCACCGGTCTCGGGGAAGCTCGGGCATCCGCCCGTGACCGCAAGCGGTCAGCAACAACGCGAAGGTCAGCAGGAGGCGTCGAGCGCCGGTTTCGAAGCTAGAAGGAAGCACCGAAGCTCCTTCGCAGATCGATCAACAGCACCTGCGTGCGGCCGGGAAGTCCCAGCTGGTTGGTGAGGCTGAGCCGGTAGGCCGCGCTGAGCACCAGGGAGCGGATCCGCCAGCGCAGGGAAAGGGTCGTGTCGAAGGAGGTCCGGGTCCCGGCCCCCACGAGGACCACCCGCCAGCCGAGCTGCCCCCCCAGGGTCAGGGTCCGGTAGGGCAGCCAGGAGAGGCCCGCCGAGGCGACGGCGGTGTTGGTGGTCTGGGCAGCCCGGGAGGAGTGGATCGTGGACCACCCCAACCGGCCGTTCAGCTTGAGCGCGTACTGGAAGTCCCTCCTCCCCCCCACCCAGGTGTCGAAGCGAGACTGCCGGTCGGGGAGGAAGCCCTGGGGGCCGCCGCTGCGCCTGGAGTGGGAGAAGCGGGTCGTGCCGTAGGCCTGGATCCGGGCCGGGAGGAGCCCGGTCCAGTTGCCCGCCAGGTTGTAGGCCGCCGTGGTGCTGCCGAAGCTCGAGCGATCGGTTGCGTTCTCGATCCCGGCGTTCAGGGCCAGGTCGTGCCCCCTCGCCAGGGGCATCCAGTGGTTGGCATGGAGGCCGTTCGAGACGATGATCCCGGCCTCTCCCGGATCGGCCTGGGCGACGCCCGCCCGGAAGGTCTCGGAGAGGGAGGTCCGATGCGCGCCGAAGCTCTCGTTCCAGGAGGTGCCCAGGGAGAGGACCTCCTGGGTGCGCGAGCGCAAGGGGGCCCCTTCCGCGAAGCGGCTCTGATCCACGTTCAGCATGGACCGGAAGCTCCAGGCGTCGGAGTACTGGTAGCCGCCGAAGGCGCTGGCGTTGTGGCTGGCGCTGCCGAAGAGGGACTCGCCCTGGAAGGCGTAGCTCGCACTGGTAAAGAAGCGCTCCTCGGGCTCGTAGCGGAGGTGGGCGCGGGCGCTGTAGCGGCGGTTCTCGAAGCCCTCCATCCGGGTGTTGCGCAGGTTCCCGTCGAGGGCGAGGCGCAGCCGGCTGCTCGGGTTCGCCGCCCCCTGCAGGTTGACCGCCTCGATGACCATGGTGCGGCTCTCCACCGCCCCGGTGAGCGAGTTGACCCGATCCTCCTTCCGCTCCCGGATGCGGTACTGCGCGAAGATCCGGGAGGCGGCGTCGTTGTGCATCAACTCGAAGGAGCCGAGGCGCATCCGGCCGGCGAAGTCCTGCCCCCGGCGCAGGCCGGTCTGATCGGGCAGGAAGACCGAGTCGGAGTGCATGACGAAGCTGTGCTCGGCGAGGTTCAGCCAGAGCCGGGGGAAGAGCCGGGGCGCCAGGAACTTCCAGGAGAGCCCCAGGGTGCGCGAGCGATAGTCCTGCCCGGGGAGGGTCGTGGTGGAGAGGACGCGCTGGCGGCTCGCGAACTCGAGCCGGAGGGGGAAGACACTCACGGGCAGGAGAGCCAGCTCGGCCTCGAAGCTCGCCAGCCGGCCGGGAGCATAGTGGTCCGGGGAGAAGCGCTGGAGGGTCCCCGCCTCCAGGCCGAGGCGGACCTGGGCGAAGCGGGGCCGCCAGATGTAGCCTCGCCCGCTCCCCTCGGCGAGCTCCGAGAGGAGCGTGCTGGTGGAGCGGTTCGGCCCCAGCCGGGTCTCGTAGCCCTGGAGGGAGAGGCGCAGCGCGCCGTTGGCGCTGAAGCCCTCGATCATCCGCTCGCTCCGGCGAGACCCGGCGGCGCTGGCGGGGGCGGGCCAGACGCCGGCCGCCACCAGGGCCGCCACCAGGGCGGGCCTGAGCGTGCGGAGAGCTCGTGGAAGGAAGCCGCTCACTCGACTCCCTCCCGCGCGGGCTTCCCGGCCTTCTCCTTGGCGGCCGGGGGCGGCGCCTCCTCCTGACCGGACCAGGTGGGCCGGATGCGCATCCGGAAGCGAGGGGTCGGCGTGGTGAAGCGAGGAATCCGAGACTCGCCGGTCTCGGGATCGATCACGGGCTGGCCGTCGGGGCAGCCGTCCTCATCATCGATCCGGTTGATCGTCTCGGGCTCGAAGGGGCAGCGGTCGATGAGGTC harbors:
- a CDS encoding AMP-binding protein, coding for MIDLARAAREAPDTPALIEAGPGGRRLTYRELAAEVAGVSARLERDDRLRTLVAEPSLETVVELLASLERGQPRLLLSEKLQPAERAELAAHLGAVRPLPAASEPTALVVPTSGSTGRPRGVRLTRAALEAAIGASAAHLRTLPEDVWLCPLPLSHLGGLSIPLRAVAAARPCVLLPRFEVEAFAEAVERERVTLASLVPTLLHRLLSGLPGWRPPSHLRAVLLGGAGVDPATLEAAGEARYPVLPTYGLTETCGQVCTVTPGTPPDASNGAGRPLPGLEVDLTPEGRLRVRGPTLFQGYLPEDGDPPLDTGGWLVTADLGRLDEAGNLHVLGRADQVIVTGGEKVHPHEVEAVLLRHPAIEAAAVVGLPDPEYGQVVAAAVVARPGTSAEALEAHLREHLGGHRRPRRLVQLESLPLTPSGKLDRPALRKLLTEA
- a CDS encoding 6-bladed beta-propeller — its product is MFDVRWKLWGVRSLSAILLITLMGACAGKQKVEEEVPEALTWPPPPEPARIRFLDSYRTDLDVAKEKSFWDKVSDFFAGQKAPVAFKKPLVVHGDARGRIIVGDSGWDRLHVFDPEKREFAIWGEGGPGTLKLPTGITSDSEGRIYVADGVQARVVVFTPEGRFATAYGMVGDLKKPTGVAIDEERKRLYVADTGNHAIAVFELGSPGKKETIGRRGAGPREFNYPTHLTIDPEGNLYVMDAMNFRIQILSPDYDLIHKFGENCDKIPCMPRGKGIGLDSDGNIYVVDAAFNAVMIFDKQGQLLLVFGGTGRDPGRIMLPAGLHVDQWDRVLVADQYNARITRYEYVSEKAALGVDRKPLVKEDEEVEVSEDETPPIPSADDEVEDADDTVEDGEAEAGDEAAPEETPDIPSAEESAEGDASADEGAAAEADADAEAEAAPEETPPIPEAEPEETPEETPPIPEAGADDSE
- a CDS encoding cytochrome c3 family protein, with protein sequence MARGLKGAIGAWVILGAIFAPAELRAQERGCADQGCHATVLLQVHKHTALEDGDCTDCHDGNEDASARCGSGLVFERHEDPDVCLGCHDDPRIEGKTHAALLDGCMNCHGPHGGENAFNLEKSTVQDICAKCHDPFEGDSTHKPVDEGRCTGCHNPHASEFAPLLRASRKELCYTCHEVSTLRPTSESGYVVKHYPVEGGGCLSCHKPHTADEKPLLRETGNILCLNCHAANKTSAETSLKGIRNDAEVVHEALEAGTCSNCHGPHGAGQPALLKKKRPELCYECHDEIERTFLHSAVRTGRCNECHDPHGEDRETLLKADGSGLCFRCHEDDLTGRPFQHAPAEAGACMACHDPHGAKNPMLLSRGEGQETCLSCHGAEGESKLKFAFEGQKHAAIDRFGCTICHDPHGGDNPKLAPKEPNSVCIGCHEKQKSGSHIFTSFSGQPHPVKGPRDPQRPGQALGCVSCHQPHGSPYPNLWWGGERRDAMCKRCHQGGRVLYLNPEVDEDPKAPGGEIVTASRDEKKKDGGAGKADAKKAPAKKTDEKKGEPAASKTKPGGTPLSSR
- a CDS encoding cytochrome c3 family protein, which gives rise to MPAAAEKGEAPHLDERVLTRGCGTCHRGHGRSGTPMLMESTEETCLMCHGGVDPRMRDHIAPESLRRLKDLRPQFEAPYGHKLGTAEIHRRGEELPEVDPNLARHVTCLDCHDAHRTLRSPARLEGSNDQAPSTLKDEAFLHDVCLRCHGDSANLPVGARNIQSLLHPANRSYHPLLGPRRGIVDSPSLRAPWSTGGQLSCLDCHGSGDDRPGAHGSQNPSLLRETYHMVDAAGESELSYRLCYRCHARQSILADESFSMHRLHLTSPRAQTSCRTCHNAHGSREYDHLIEFDPMIVRPTRAGELEYDGTGGRQGTCRLTCHGFEHAPGRYCPPETPCDHGKVVEVGESSGAPRPFPADRPIVPDFGPGWGGAP
- a CDS encoding cytochrome c3 family protein; amino-acid sequence: MSHLRLILTFAALLAVPAVLRAGPAAIAETRHNLSVSGPGPIRATNETRICVFCHTPHTSKAEVPLWNRDLPDKPFLQYTSPSSDAEDREPVRPLTGTSRLCMACHDGTIALGAVKSQRETISMIGTEAGRIPSKSASALGHDLSGSHPVSMQVTPGQISANNARDSLLVPLESMKADSEVRLDGSDQLQCTTCHDPHDDSNFAGSGVHFYRKASFSDVCTVCHKL